One window of Desulfarculus baarsii DSM 2075 genomic DNA carries:
- a CDS encoding homocysteine biosynthesis protein has protein sequence MIRTIEEINARIKSGKVVVATAEEVVGLVREKGAAQAAKEVDVVTTGTFGPMCSSAAYINFRQSTPKIKCGGGRVTIDGVRGYAGFAAADVLIGCSALPDDDPRNAVYPGLFQFGGAHVIQKLVEGKKVKLEVRAYGTDCYPRREYTVELGLEDLNDAVLFDPRNAYQLYNVAVNLGEKTAYTYMGVLKPRLGNANFSTAGALSPLLNDPKLRTIGIGTRIFLAGAEGYVVWPGTQHVAKPQRDAKDLPLSPSATLALMGDLKQMDARYMRAASVTGYGVSLSVGLGVPIPVLDEQVMVHCAVADEDITYPIIDYGEAYPMGRSGNLGRVSMAELMSGHIEIDGKTVPTGCTTSRVYSRRIADELRQRILRGEFLLTRPVAALPGAELAY, from the coding sequence TTGATCAGGACAATCGAGGAGATCAACGCCAGGATAAAATCGGGCAAGGTCGTCGTGGCCACGGCCGAGGAGGTCGTGGGCCTGGTGCGGGAAAAAGGCGCGGCCCAGGCGGCCAAGGAAGTCGATGTGGTGACCACCGGCACCTTCGGGCCGATGTGCTCGTCGGCGGCCTACATCAATTTCCGCCAGTCCACGCCCAAGATCAAGTGCGGCGGTGGCCGGGTGACCATCGACGGCGTGCGGGGCTATGCCGGTTTCGCCGCCGCCGACGTGCTGATCGGTTGTAGCGCCCTGCCCGATGACGACCCGCGCAACGCCGTCTATCCGGGCCTGTTCCAGTTCGGCGGGGCCCACGTCATCCAAAAGCTGGTCGAGGGCAAGAAAGTCAAGCTGGAGGTGCGGGCCTACGGCACCGACTGCTACCCGCGCCGCGAATACACCGTGGAGCTTGGCCTGGAAGACCTGAACGACGCGGTGCTTTTCGACCCGCGCAACGCCTACCAGCTCTACAACGTGGCCGTCAACCTGGGCGAAAAGACCGCCTACACCTACATGGGCGTGCTCAAACCGCGCCTGGGCAACGCCAATTTCTCGACCGCTGGCGCGCTGAGCCCCCTGCTCAACGATCCCAAGCTGCGCACCATCGGCATCGGCACGCGCATCTTTCTGGCCGGGGCCGAGGGCTACGTGGTCTGGCCGGGCACCCAGCATGTGGCCAAGCCTCAGCGCGACGCCAAGGATCTGCCCCTCAGCCCCTCGGCCACCCTGGCCCTGATGGGCGACCTCAAGCAAATGGACGCGCGCTATATGCGGGCGGCCAGCGTCACCGGCTACGGCGTGTCGTTGTCGGTGGGCCTGGGCGTGCCGATCCCGGTGCTCGACGAGCAGGTGATGGTCCACTGCGCTGTCGCCGACGAGGACATCACCTACCCGATCATCGACTACGGCGAGGCCTATCCCATGGGCCGGTCGGGCAATCTGGGGCGGGTGTCCATGGCCGAGCTGATGAGCGGCCATATCGAGATCGACGGCAAGACCGTGCCCACCGGCTGCACCACCAGCCGTGTCTACAGCCGGCGCATCGCCGACGAGCTGCGGCAGCGCATCCTGCGCGGCGAGTTTTTGCTGACCAGGCCGGTGGCCGCCCTGCCAGGCGCGGAACTGGCCTATTGA
- a CDS encoding NIL domain-containing protein has product MAKKKVILSFPPRLIQEPVTNVLIRQFDLQITILRAQVRPRERGRMVVEMIGEKQNFDAAFKYLDEKGVQVDPVVQEMRYMPEKCVHCTACVAVCPTHALSVDPQTRELCFEPSKCIICESCIPACSYQAIESQF; this is encoded by the coding sequence TTGGCAAAAAAGAAAGTAATCCTCAGCTTTCCGCCACGCCTGATCCAGGAGCCGGTGACCAATGTGCTCATCCGGCAGTTCGACCTGCAGATCACCATCCTGCGCGCCCAGGTTCGGCCGCGGGAGCGGGGCCGCATGGTGGTGGAGATGATCGGCGAGAAGCAAAACTTCGACGCCGCCTTCAAGTATCTCGACGAAAAGGGCGTCCAGGTCGATCCGGTGGTTCAGGAAATGCGCTACATGCCCGAAAAGTGCGTGCATTGCACCGCTTGCGTGGCCGTCTGTCCCACCCACGCCCTCAGCGTCGACCCCCAGACGCGGGAGCTGTGCTTCGAGCCCAGCAAGTGCATCATCTGCGAATCGTGCATCCCGGCCTGCTCGTACCAGGCCATCGAGAGCCAATTCTGA
- a CDS encoding RrF2 family transcriptional regulator, with amino-acid sequence MKLSTRGRYGVRAMLELAMHNDDGPVPLRNLALRQEISAKYLEQLLIPLKGAGLVKSVRGARGGYQLAADPKDISLYDIVRSLEGPLAPVECVQDAEYCQRVGGCTVHLVWGEMGQLLVDFLSKMSLADMVVRQREKDQICPPDRKMAANS; translated from the coding sequence ATGAAGCTATCTACCAGAGGACGATACGGCGTGCGGGCCATGCTCGAACTGGCCATGCACAACGACGACGGGCCGGTGCCCCTGCGCAACCTGGCCCTGCGCCAGGAAATTTCGGCCAAATACCTGGAGCAGTTGCTGATTCCCCTCAAAGGCGCCGGCCTGGTCAAGAGCGTGCGCGGCGCCCGCGGCGGCTACCAACTGGCCGCCGATCCCAAGGATATCTCGCTTTACGACATCGTGCGCAGCCTGGAAGGCCCCCTGGCCCCGGTGGAGTGCGTGCAGGACGCCGAATACTGCCAGCGGGTCGGCGGTTGCACGGTGCATCTGGTCTGGGGCGAGATGGGCCAACTGCTGGTCGACTTCCTCTCCAAGATGTCGCTGGCCGACATGGTCGTGCGTCAACGCGAGAAAGATCAGATCTGCCCACCCGACCGCAAGATGGCCGCCAACAGCTAA
- a CDS encoding methyltransferase, translating into MEARTWNADEVIRLANGYWGVFALQALAATGLAARLAKGPATANALAASLGLDPKGADMLLVACKGLGLLGGRGDGYALAPGLEQLLDPDSPDSLHNYIMHMHDMAPDWARLPQAVASGRPVAQRGGQHDSPARRHFYGAMAELARMRAPLVAPSLGLRPGMRLLDLGGGPGIYALSFTRFQPGLAATVFDLPGAEPHFRREAKSRGLEGKVGYIVGDYNNDDLGGPYDVVWLSQVLHGVGPAVCRKLVGKAAQALAPGGALWVQEFVLDRRNPSPPFAALFALNMLINTEGGRGYTAEEISQFMIEAGLGQCEYSGPLPPGSPVGLVRGVKP; encoded by the coding sequence ATGGAAGCAAGAACCTGGAACGCCGATGAAGTGATCCGCCTGGCCAACGGCTATTGGGGCGTCTTTGCCCTACAGGCCCTGGCCGCCACCGGCTTGGCCGCCCGTCTGGCCAAGGGCCCGGCCACGGCCAACGCCTTGGCCGCCAGCCTGGGCCTGGACCCCAAGGGCGCCGACATGCTCCTGGTGGCCTGCAAGGGCCTGGGCTTGTTGGGCGGCCGCGGGGACGGCTACGCCTTGGCCCCCGGCTTGGAGCAATTGCTCGACCCGGACTCGCCCGATTCGCTGCACAACTACATCATGCACATGCACGACATGGCCCCCGACTGGGCCCGTTTGCCCCAGGCCGTGGCCAGTGGCCGGCCGGTGGCCCAACGCGGCGGCCAGCACGATTCGCCGGCGCGGCGGCACTTTTATGGGGCCATGGCCGAACTGGCCCGCATGCGCGCGCCGCTGGTGGCCCCCAGCCTGGGCCTGCGACCGGGCATGCGTCTGCTGGACCTGGGCGGCGGGCCGGGCATCTACGCGCTCAGCTTCACGCGCTTTCAGCCGGGCCTGGCGGCCACGGTCTTCGACCTGCCCGGCGCCGAACCCCATTTTCGCCGCGAGGCCAAGTCGCGCGGCCTGGAAGGCAAGGTGGGCTACATCGTCGGCGACTACAACAACGACGACCTCGGCGGCCCCTACGACGTGGTCTGGCTCAGCCAGGTGCTGCACGGCGTGGGGCCCGCGGTCTGCCGCAAGCTGGTGGGCAAGGCCGCCCAGGCCCTGGCCCCGGGCGGCGCGCTGTGGGTGCAGGAGTTCGTGCTCGACCGCCGCAACCCCTCGCCGCCGTTCGCGGCGCTATTTGCCCTGAACATGCTGATCAACACCGAAGGCGGCCGCGGCTACACGGCCGAGGAAATCAGCCAGTTCATGATCGAGGCCGGCCTGGGCCAGTGCGAATACAGCGGGCCCTTGCCGCCGGGTTCGCCAGTGGGCCTGGTGCGCGGCGTCAAACCCTGA
- the yedF gene encoding sulfurtransferase-like selenium metabolism protein YedF: MLDCRGLACPQPVIRAKELIERTGAPSVEALVDNQAAAINVSRFLESRGYDVQVTPNGADYLISARRDPEAAAPAQPAPDSLACAPGPTRHLVLVRSDTFGRGDDALGAGLMKNFLLTLKEMGPELWRLVFVNAGVKLCVTGAPTLECLLELEAAGVSILVCGTCLNHFGLLEQKMVGQTTNMLDIVTSMQAAAKVVTV; encoded by the coding sequence ATGTTGGATTGTCGGGGTTTGGCCTGCCCCCAACCGGTGATCCGGGCCAAGGAACTGATCGAACGAACCGGCGCGCCCAGCGTCGAGGCGCTGGTGGACAACCAGGCCGCGGCGATCAACGTCAGCCGTTTTCTCGAATCGCGGGGCTATGACGTCCAGGTCACACCCAACGGCGCGGATTATCTCATCAGCGCCCGCCGCGACCCGGAAGCGGCCGCGCCAGCCCAACCCGCGCCCGACTCGCTGGCCTGCGCGCCCGGCCCTACCCGGCACCTGGTTTTGGTGCGCAGCGACACCTTCGGCCGGGGCGACGACGCCCTGGGCGCGGGGCTGATGAAAAATTTCCTGCTGACACTCAAGGAAATGGGCCCCGAACTGTGGCGGCTGGTCTTTGTCAACGCGGGCGTCAAGCTCTGCGTGACCGGCGCGCCCACGCTTGAGTGTTTACTCGAACTGGAAGCGGCCGGCGTGAGCATCCTGGTCTGCGGCACCTGTCTGAATCATTTCGGCCTGTTGGAGCAAAAGATGGTCGGTCAGACCACCAACATGCTCGATATCGTCACCTCCATGCAGGCGGCGGCCAAGGTCGTCACGGTATAG
- a CDS encoding DUF3795 domain-containing protein, whose product MINRELLAPCGLYCGICAIRLAWVSDDPALKQKVAKLYGVEEEQIVCDGCMSPRRFVFCQACAIRDCAQSKGLDGCAACAEFPCSRIERFPVPAGLAFIRQEVPRWRELGAEAWVADLERRHACPSCGGLIMRGARRCHACGVEASPAGV is encoded by the coding sequence ATGATCAACCGGGAACTGCTGGCCCCTTGCGGGCTCTATTGCGGCATCTGCGCCATTCGCCTGGCCTGGGTCAGCGACGATCCGGCCCTGAAGCAAAAGGTGGCCAAACTCTACGGCGTGGAGGAGGAGCAGATAGTCTGTGATGGCTGCATGTCGCCACGGCGCTTTGTCTTTTGCCAGGCGTGCGCCATCCGCGATTGCGCGCAAAGCAAGGGCCTTGACGGCTGCGCGGCCTGCGCGGAGTTTCCCTGTTCGCGCATCGAGAGGTTCCCCGTGCCTGCCGGGCTGGCCTTTATCCGCCAGGAAGTGCCGCGCTGGCGCGAACTGGGCGCCGAGGCCTGGGTGGCCGACCTGGAGCGGCGGCATGCCTGCCCCAGTTGCGGCGGGTTGATCATGCGCGGGGCGCGGCGCTGCCATGCTTGCGGCGTGGAGGCGTCGCCAGCCGGGGTCTGA
- a CDS encoding PH domain-containing protein, whose product MDQTASRQFSAFRPSWQGFGVYFLGVIVLGGGPLINPDTHISPALGQLLATCFLAFILIKRFTTLYQVTADELTAQSSFPKNRLDRAPIARITRIDLRRAIIQRLLGVAHVHVYIDGEQTPAVKLFGVAQPQKLKQLLLDLGASDTPVYGAFRR is encoded by the coding sequence ATGGATCAAACGGCATCGCGGCAATTTAGCGCCTTTCGCCCGTCGTGGCAGGGCTTTGGCGTATATTTCCTCGGCGTGATCGTCCTGGGCGGAGGCCCGCTGATCAACCCCGACACCCACATCAGCCCGGCCCTGGGCCAGCTTTTGGCCACCTGCTTTCTGGCCTTCATCCTGATCAAGCGCTTCACCACGCTCTACCAGGTCACGGCCGACGAGCTGACCGCCCAGTCCAGTTTTCCCAAAAACCGCCTCGACCGCGCGCCGATCGCGCGCATCACGCGCATCGATCTGCGCCGGGCCATCATTCAGCGCCTTTTGGGCGTGGCCCACGTCCACGTTTACATCGACGGCGAGCAAACGCCGGCGGTCAAGCTCTTCGGCGTGGCCCAGCCGCAGAAGCTGAAGCAACTGCTTTTGGACCTGGGGGCCAGCGACACGCCGGTCTACGGCGCCTTTCGGCGCTGA